In one Dermacentor albipictus isolate Rhodes 1998 colony chromosome 4, USDA_Dalb.pri_finalv2, whole genome shotgun sequence genomic region, the following are encoded:
- the LOC135914042 gene encoding pro-neuropeptide Y-like isoform X1 — translation MVYYWPLLNFALPPVPPRRLQTMSPSTLVAMLMVLVASASVSMANMGESQKPNMPHVFQNEKQLSQYLQALDDYYLLLGKPRFGRSFQDSYETRRWNLPYTEFLRTV, via the exons CTTGCCGCCTGTTCCTCCTCGTCGTCTGCAAACCATGTCCCCTTCGACACTGGTGGCCATGCTGATGGTGCTGGTGGCCTCTGCTTCCGTCTCAATGGCCAACATGGGCGAAAGCCAGAAGCCCAACATGCCACACGTCTTCCAGAACGAGAAACAGCTCTCCCAGTACCTGCAGGCTCTCGACGACTACTACCTGTTGCTCGGAAAACCAAG GTTTGGGAGAAGTTTTCAAGACAGCTACGAGACCAGGCGATGGAACCTGCCATATACGGAATTCCTTCGAACAGTGTGA
- the LOC135914042 gene encoding pro-neuropeptide Y-like isoform X2: MSPSTLVAMLMVLVASASVSMANMGESQKPNMPHVFQNEKQLSQYLQALDDYYLLLGKPRFGRSFQDSYETRRWNLPYTEFLRTV, encoded by the exons ATGTCCCCTTCGACACTGGTGGCCATGCTGATGGTGCTGGTGGCCTCTGCTTCCGTCTCAATGGCCAACATGGGCGAAAGCCAGAAGCCCAACATGCCACACGTCTTCCAGAACGAGAAACAGCTCTCCCAGTACCTGCAGGCTCTCGACGACTACTACCTGTTGCTCGGAAAACCAAG GTTTGGGAGAAGTTTTCAAGACAGCTACGAGACCAGGCGATGGAACCTGCCATATACGGAATTCCTTCGAACAGTGTGA